Part of the Rubrobacter calidifluminis genome is shown below.
TCGGTGCACTGGTCGTGCTGGCGCTGCTCGAGGTGGGGCTCGACAAGGCTGGGCGGGCGAGCCGGGTTCTCGACTACGTGCAGTTTCCGGTCCGGATGGCCGCGGGCGCGGTACTGTTCGCGGTCGCGCTCGGGGTGGGCGTGGGTCAGGCGGCCGTTCTGGAGCTCGTCGCGGGGGGTGTCATCGCGGGTATCGTCGCCGCACTGAAGATGGTGTTGCGTCCGGTCGGGGGAGGGACCGGGGTCTCCGCGGGTTTCCTCAGCCTGTGCGAGGATCTCACCGGCCTCATAGGCGGGGTCGTCTCGGTGTTCGTGCCCTACATCGCCCTCGTGCCGGTCGCCTTTCTGTTGTTCTTCTACTATCGTGTGAAGCGCCGGCGGGGGAGGAAGTACCGGGGGCTGCGCATCCTCGGGGACTAGGGGACTGCCGGACGCAACCGCTCTCTCACGCGGGGGTGTCTATGGCGGAGCAGGAGATCACCATCGTCAAGGGGGACCGCAGGGCCGTGTTCTCGCGGGGTATCCTCGCGCAGGTGCTGGCCCAGGCCGGGGCCCGGATGGAGATGGCCTACAGGATCGCGAGCGAGGTAAGGGCCGAGCTTCTCGCCGAGGAGCGCTATCTGGTCGAGGAGGAGGAAGTCCTGGCCCGGGCCCGTGCGAAGCTCCAGATCTACGACGCACTGGTCGTCAGCCGCCTGGACAAGTGGCGCATCCTGAGGGAGACGACGGAGCCGGTCATCGTGCTCATCGGGGGTGCGACCGGGGTGGGTACCAGCACCCTTGCTGCGGACGTG
Proteins encoded:
- a CDS encoding DUF4126 domain-containing protein — its product is MSEILAVGIGVGLAAAAGVRAYIPVLVVGVFALIGTLALHRPFGVLDGGVALGALVVLALLEVGLDKAGRASRVLDYVQFPVRMAAGAVLFAVALGVGVGQAAVLELVAGGVIAGIVAALKMVLRPVGGGTGVSAGFLSLCEDLTGLIGGVVSVFVPYIALVPVAFLLFFYYRVKRRRGRKYRGLRILGD